The candidate division WOR-3 bacterium sequence AACCTCCTTACTGATTTTGTCTTACAAATATCTCAGAAAAACCGTTCATTCTTTCAATACCGGTAATACGGCATTACCATTCGGGATGACGTAAGCCTTAAAATCGTCACCACTCTTTTTTTTAATCTCATTGATCCCCTGGTTTATGTCATTCAGAGGAATAAATCCCATCCGTTTAAGTATCTCGGGTTCAAGTTCGGAAAGCACATAAATCCTGTGTTCTTTCAATATCTTAGCCGTAACAAAAGCCCGATGTCCTCCGATCTCTATTCTTTCCCGGGGATAATTTAAAAGACCATCAATATCATTATTGAGCATATAATCTAAAAATTTTTCATTTCCAAAACCATCTTGGCATTGAGCGACAAGTATAAAAGCACCGCCTTTTTTGGCGGCGTTCAATGAATTGTTCACGACCTTGTGGCTCAAGAAAAAATTTCCGTCTGCAGGATAACCACCCGGTGATGTAATCACACAATCCGCCTTTTGGTCAATAAAAGATCTGCGTTGAGTGAGAAAAAATTCAACGCCTTCCTTAAATGCGTACTTCATATCGCCGCAAAAGACACGGGCGGTTGATCTATCAGGGGTTTCGACGACGTTGAAAATATAATCAATGCCGAAAAGGTGTGCCGCTTCAGCCATTTCTCGGGCGATGATATTATTCTCCATATTGCCGGGTAATATATTGTC is a genomic window containing:
- the larA gene encoding nickel-dependent lactate racemase — translated: MQLKYGKGVVELELPPDNLLGVLQMENKPVEPLDDIFKESIMNPIGRPRLKKLLHQNKPGDVVVLVSDKKRSITDYPRILEFIAAEIIDAGIDEKNIEFIVALGTHEPHSPEDNRRLYGGITADFNFVNHDCRGELVSVGKTGTGLEVLVNRRARQADFVIATGKINFHYLAGFSGGRKSILPGIAGYETIRENHSKLREDNILPGNMENNIIAREMAEAAHLFGIDYIFNVVETPDRSTARVFCGDMKYAFKEGVEFFLTQRRSFIDQKADCVITSPGGYPADGNFFLSHKVVNNSLNAAKKGGAFILVAQCQDGFGNEKFLDYMLNNDIDGLLNYPRERIEIGGHRAFVTAKILKEHRIYVLSELEPEILKRMGFIPLNDINQGINEIKKKSGDDFKAYVIPNGNAVLPVLKE